One genomic window of Ziziphus jujuba cultivar Dongzao chromosome 4, ASM3175591v1 includes the following:
- the LOC132803427 gene encoding UPF0481 protein At3g47200-like isoform X3, with product MYQAATEKNETLLDVVTIRICEKLETLPRLTNACSIYKVPDRLRLGNEGDYTPKVVSIGPFHHGKEELRTMEEHKYRYLRDFLARGLAAHSLYSSNYTYDSVPDSPDWVPDSLDCIPDSVPKSVSYYVDLIKEKEAELRSAYAESINLGSDEFVSMILVDTAFTIEVLLRLWSSEFRNDHDRIFNKPYMINDIFPDMVLLENQLPLFIIKDLYQKVYPFHGNFPHINELLVRFTSALLDLNVEMGENPSSPIIPRCISVAPRVVQLENTCSSITPICRCVDPRVEHLVDLLRYIYRPPINSRETRKKAIITTPSSVELCQAGVQFKVMKSTKLFKSCIHDDDFKSCIDYIDSLRVLKLTKLTVSRKTEVAVMNLLAFEQCNRIDMTAYANDFVAFLDCLIHSSKDVDLLVKQEIIDNRLADNSCAYTVIKKLGNAAAVSSESFCFASICEDLNQYHNSRRSRLKAALNKWAISLRKNYFYSPWAIISVIAAFILLVLTFIQAVCSIMSV from the exons ATGTATCAG GCTGCAACGGAGAAAAATGAAACGTTGCTTGACGTGGTAACAATCAGGATTTGTGAGAAATTAGAAACACTGCCTCGTCTAACCAATGCCTGTAGTATCTATAAAGTTCCTGATAGACTAAGACTTGGGAATGAAGGTGACTACACTCCTAAGGTAGTTTCTATAGGTCCTTTTCACCATGGCAAGGAAGAGTTGCGAACCATGGAAGAGCACAAATACAGGTACCTACGGGATTTTCTTGCACGAGGCCTTGCAGCACATTCACTCTACAGTTCTAACTACACCTACGACAGCGTACCTGACAGCCCCGATTGGGTACCCGACAGCCTCGACTGCATACCCGACAGCGTACCCAAAAGCGTGTCATATTATGTTGATttgataaaggaaaaagaagcgGAGCTGCGCAGTGCTTATGCAGAATCCATCAATCTCGGCAGTGATGAGTTCGTAAGTATGATTCTAGTTGACACCGCCTTCACCATTGAGGTGTTATTAAGATTGTGGAGCAGTGAATTTCGAAACGACCATGACCGCATATTTAACAAACCATACATGATAAACGATATCTTCCCCGACATGGTATTGCTTGAGAATCAGCTTCCCCTCTTTATTATTAAGGATCTTTACCAAAAAGTGTATCCGTTTCACGGGAATTTTCCCCACATCAATGAACTTTTGGTTAGATTCACCTCTGCTTTACTGGATTTGAATGTAGAGATGGGTGAAAATCCTTCCTCCCCCATCATTCCAAGGTGTATATCTGTTGCTCCTCGAGTAGTACAATTGGAAAATACTTGCTCGTCTATCACGCCAATATGTAGATGTGTTGATCCTCGAGTAGAACATTTGGTTGATTTACTGAGATACATTTACAGACCGCCTATTAATTCTAGAGAGACACGGAAGAAAGCAATTATTACCACACCTAGCTCTGTAGAGCTGTGCCAGGCAGGGGTTCAATTTAAGGTAATGAAGTCAACAAAGTTGTTCAAAAGTTGCATACATGATGACGATTTCAAGAGTTGCATAGATTATATTGACTCCTTGAGGGTTCTGAAACTTACAAAATTGACAGTAAGTAGGAAGACGGAGGTGGCAGTCATGAATCTGCTTGCCTTCGAACAGTGCAACCGCATTGATATGACAGCTTACGCAAATGATTTTGTTGCATTTTTGGATTGCCTTATTCACAGTTCCAAGGATGTGGATTTACTTGTGAAGCAGGAAATCATCGACAACAGGTTAGCTGACAACAGCTGTGCATATACTGTGATAAAGAAACTAGGAAATGCAGCTGCTGTGAGCTCAGAGAGTTTCTGTTTTGCTAGTATTTGTGAAGATTTGAATCAGTACCACAACAGCCGTCGGAGCAGACTGAAGGCAGCTTTGAATAAGTGGGCCATAAGCCTGAGAAAAAACTATTTCTATTCTCCGTGGGCAATTATTTCTGTCATTGCAGCTTTTATTCTCCTCGTACTCACTTTCATACAGGCTGTTTGTTCTATTATGTCTGTGTAG
- the LOC132803427 gene encoding UPF0481 protein At3g47200-like isoform X1: MYQFMTQKQAATEKNETLLDVVTIRICEKLETLPRLTNACSIYKVPDRLRLGNEGDYTPKVVSIGPFHHGKEELRTMEEHKYRYLRDFLARGLAAHSLYSSNYTYDSVPDSPDWVPDSLDCIPDSVPKSVSYYVDLIKEKEAELRSAYAESINLGSDEFVSMILVDTAFTIEVLLRLWSSEFRNDHDRIFNKPYMINDIFPDMVLLENQLPLFIIKDLYQKVYPFHGNFPHINELLVRFTSALLDLNVEMGENPSSPIIPRCISVAPRVVQLENTCSSITPICRCVDPRVEHLVDLLRYIYRPPINSRETRKKAIITTPSSVELCQAGVQFKVMKSTKLFKSCIHDDDFKSCIDYIDSLRVLKLTKLTVSRKTEVAVMNLLAFEQCNRIDMTAYANDFVAFLDCLIHSSKDVDLLVKQEIIDNRLADNSCAYTVIKKLGNAAAVSSESFCFASICEDLNQYHNSRRSRLKAALNKWAISLRKNYFYSPWAIISVIAAFILLVLTFIQAVCSIMSV; this comes from the exons ATGTATCAG TTCATGACGCAGAAACAGGCTGCAACGGAGAAAAATGAAACGTTGCTTGACGTGGTAACAATCAGGATTTGTGAGAAATTAGAAACACTGCCTCGTCTAACCAATGCCTGTAGTATCTATAAAGTTCCTGATAGACTAAGACTTGGGAATGAAGGTGACTACACTCCTAAGGTAGTTTCTATAGGTCCTTTTCACCATGGCAAGGAAGAGTTGCGAACCATGGAAGAGCACAAATACAGGTACCTACGGGATTTTCTTGCACGAGGCCTTGCAGCACATTCACTCTACAGTTCTAACTACACCTACGACAGCGTACCTGACAGCCCCGATTGGGTACCCGACAGCCTCGACTGCATACCCGACAGCGTACCCAAAAGCGTGTCATATTATGTTGATttgataaaggaaaaagaagcgGAGCTGCGCAGTGCTTATGCAGAATCCATCAATCTCGGCAGTGATGAGTTCGTAAGTATGATTCTAGTTGACACCGCCTTCACCATTGAGGTGTTATTAAGATTGTGGAGCAGTGAATTTCGAAACGACCATGACCGCATATTTAACAAACCATACATGATAAACGATATCTTCCCCGACATGGTATTGCTTGAGAATCAGCTTCCCCTCTTTATTATTAAGGATCTTTACCAAAAAGTGTATCCGTTTCACGGGAATTTTCCCCACATCAATGAACTTTTGGTTAGATTCACCTCTGCTTTACTGGATTTGAATGTAGAGATGGGTGAAAATCCTTCCTCCCCCATCATTCCAAGGTGTATATCTGTTGCTCCTCGAGTAGTACAATTGGAAAATACTTGCTCGTCTATCACGCCAATATGTAGATGTGTTGATCCTCGAGTAGAACATTTGGTTGATTTACTGAGATACATTTACAGACCGCCTATTAATTCTAGAGAGACACGGAAGAAAGCAATTATTACCACACCTAGCTCTGTAGAGCTGTGCCAGGCAGGGGTTCAATTTAAGGTAATGAAGTCAACAAAGTTGTTCAAAAGTTGCATACATGATGACGATTTCAAGAGTTGCATAGATTATATTGACTCCTTGAGGGTTCTGAAACTTACAAAATTGACAGTAAGTAGGAAGACGGAGGTGGCAGTCATGAATCTGCTTGCCTTCGAACAGTGCAACCGCATTGATATGACAGCTTACGCAAATGATTTTGTTGCATTTTTGGATTGCCTTATTCACAGTTCCAAGGATGTGGATTTACTTGTGAAGCAGGAAATCATCGACAACAGGTTAGCTGACAACAGCTGTGCATATACTGTGATAAAGAAACTAGGAAATGCAGCTGCTGTGAGCTCAGAGAGTTTCTGTTTTGCTAGTATTTGTGAAGATTTGAATCAGTACCACAACAGCCGTCGGAGCAGACTGAAGGCAGCTTTGAATAAGTGGGCCATAAGCCTGAGAAAAAACTATTTCTATTCTCCGTGGGCAATTATTTCTGTCATTGCAGCTTTTATTCTCCTCGTACTCACTTTCATACAGGCTGTTTGTTCTATTATGTCTGTGTAG
- the LOC132803427 gene encoding UPF0481 protein At3g47200-like isoform X2, with the protein MYQKQAATEKNETLLDVVTIRICEKLETLPRLTNACSIYKVPDRLRLGNEGDYTPKVVSIGPFHHGKEELRTMEEHKYRYLRDFLARGLAAHSLYSSNYTYDSVPDSPDWVPDSLDCIPDSVPKSVSYYVDLIKEKEAELRSAYAESINLGSDEFVSMILVDTAFTIEVLLRLWSSEFRNDHDRIFNKPYMINDIFPDMVLLENQLPLFIIKDLYQKVYPFHGNFPHINELLVRFTSALLDLNVEMGENPSSPIIPRCISVAPRVVQLENTCSSITPICRCVDPRVEHLVDLLRYIYRPPINSRETRKKAIITTPSSVELCQAGVQFKVMKSTKLFKSCIHDDDFKSCIDYIDSLRVLKLTKLTVSRKTEVAVMNLLAFEQCNRIDMTAYANDFVAFLDCLIHSSKDVDLLVKQEIIDNRLADNSCAYTVIKKLGNAAAVSSESFCFASICEDLNQYHNSRRSRLKAALNKWAISLRKNYFYSPWAIISVIAAFILLVLTFIQAVCSIMSV; encoded by the exons ATGTATCAG AAACAGGCTGCAACGGAGAAAAATGAAACGTTGCTTGACGTGGTAACAATCAGGATTTGTGAGAAATTAGAAACACTGCCTCGTCTAACCAATGCCTGTAGTATCTATAAAGTTCCTGATAGACTAAGACTTGGGAATGAAGGTGACTACACTCCTAAGGTAGTTTCTATAGGTCCTTTTCACCATGGCAAGGAAGAGTTGCGAACCATGGAAGAGCACAAATACAGGTACCTACGGGATTTTCTTGCACGAGGCCTTGCAGCACATTCACTCTACAGTTCTAACTACACCTACGACAGCGTACCTGACAGCCCCGATTGGGTACCCGACAGCCTCGACTGCATACCCGACAGCGTACCCAAAAGCGTGTCATATTATGTTGATttgataaaggaaaaagaagcgGAGCTGCGCAGTGCTTATGCAGAATCCATCAATCTCGGCAGTGATGAGTTCGTAAGTATGATTCTAGTTGACACCGCCTTCACCATTGAGGTGTTATTAAGATTGTGGAGCAGTGAATTTCGAAACGACCATGACCGCATATTTAACAAACCATACATGATAAACGATATCTTCCCCGACATGGTATTGCTTGAGAATCAGCTTCCCCTCTTTATTATTAAGGATCTTTACCAAAAAGTGTATCCGTTTCACGGGAATTTTCCCCACATCAATGAACTTTTGGTTAGATTCACCTCTGCTTTACTGGATTTGAATGTAGAGATGGGTGAAAATCCTTCCTCCCCCATCATTCCAAGGTGTATATCTGTTGCTCCTCGAGTAGTACAATTGGAAAATACTTGCTCGTCTATCACGCCAATATGTAGATGTGTTGATCCTCGAGTAGAACATTTGGTTGATTTACTGAGATACATTTACAGACCGCCTATTAATTCTAGAGAGACACGGAAGAAAGCAATTATTACCACACCTAGCTCTGTAGAGCTGTGCCAGGCAGGGGTTCAATTTAAGGTAATGAAGTCAACAAAGTTGTTCAAAAGTTGCATACATGATGACGATTTCAAGAGTTGCATAGATTATATTGACTCCTTGAGGGTTCTGAAACTTACAAAATTGACAGTAAGTAGGAAGACGGAGGTGGCAGTCATGAATCTGCTTGCCTTCGAACAGTGCAACCGCATTGATATGACAGCTTACGCAAATGATTTTGTTGCATTTTTGGATTGCCTTATTCACAGTTCCAAGGATGTGGATTTACTTGTGAAGCAGGAAATCATCGACAACAGGTTAGCTGACAACAGCTGTGCATATACTGTGATAAAGAAACTAGGAAATGCAGCTGCTGTGAGCTCAGAGAGTTTCTGTTTTGCTAGTATTTGTGAAGATTTGAATCAGTACCACAACAGCCGTCGGAGCAGACTGAAGGCAGCTTTGAATAAGTGGGCCATAAGCCTGAGAAAAAACTATTTCTATTCTCCGTGGGCAATTATTTCTGTCATTGCAGCTTTTATTCTCCTCGTACTCACTTTCATACAGGCTGTTTGTTCTATTATGTCTGTGTAG
- the LOC107417379 gene encoding probable polyol transporter 4: MGLMGVQDNGNIGEMGLSGVSLGSKNKYKRMNSEMKEDEDHHQKEDRRSSIKRYVFACAVFASLNSVLLGYDVGVMSGAIIFIQEDLKITEVQEEVLIGILSFVSLLGSLAGGKTSDVIGRKWTMALAAVVFQIGAGIMTLAPSFKVLMIGRLLAGVGIGFGVMIAPVYIAEISPTISRGSFTSFPEIFINLGILLGYVSNYVFSGLSAHINWRIMLAVGILPSVFIGFALFIIPESPRWLVMQNRVDEARSVLLKTIENENEVEERLAEIQEAAGNSNAEKDEEKAVWREMLSPSPALRQMLITGFGIQCFQQMTGIDATVYYSPEIFKDAGIDGKSKLLAATVAVGATKTAFILVAILLIDKLGRKPLLYVSTIGMTVCLFSLGFALSVLGKGQIGIALAILSVCGNVAFFSIGIGPVCWVLTSEIFPLRLRAQAAALGAVGNRICSGLIAMSFLSVSQAISVGGTFFIFSAISALSVAFVYKQVPETKGKSLEQIELLFQNGHEWQGSEVELGDVEHLVQKE; the protein is encoded by the exons atggGGCTCATGGGTGTCCAAGATAATGGGAATATTGGAGAGATGGGTTTGTCTGGTGTCTCACTGGGAAGTAAGAATAAATACAAAAGAATGAATTCTGAGATGAAAGAGGATGAAGATCATCATCAAAAGGAAGATAGAAGAAGTAGTATCAAGAGATATGTTTTTGCTTGTGCAGTTTTTGCCTCCCTCAACTCTGTTCTTCTTGGCTATG ATGTGGGTGTAATGAGTGGAGCAATCATATtcattcaagaagatttgaaaaTAACAGAGGTACAGGAAGAGGTACTTATTGGGATTTTAAGCTTTGTTTCCCTTTTGGGTAGTTTAGCAGGTGGTAAAACATCAGATGTTATTGGTAGGAAATGGACAATGGCTTTAGCTGCTGTTGTCTTTCAAATAGGTGCAGGTATAATGACACTTGCTCCTTCTTTCAAAGTACTAATGATTGGTAGATTGTTGGCTGGAGTTGGAATTGGCTTTGGAGTCATGATTGCTCCTGTCTATATTGCTGAGATATCACCAACTATTTCCAGAGGCTCATTCACTTCATTCCCTGAAATCTTTATAAATCTAGGCATTTTACTTGGTTATGTTTCGAACTATGTATTTTCGGGTCTTTCAGCACACATAAACTGGAGGATAATGCTTGCCGTTGGAATTCTACCTTCAGTCTTCATTGGTTTTGCACTTTTCATTATCCCTGAGTCTCCAAGGTGGTTGGTAATGCAGAACCGAGTTGACGAAGCAAGATCAGTGTTGTTGAAAACGATTGAGAACGAAAATGAGGTAGAGGAGAGACTTGCTGAAATACAAGAAGCTGCTGGTAACTCCAATGCAGAGAAGGATGAAGAGAAAGCCGTGTGGCGTGAAATGTTGAGTCCTTCTCCTGCACTCCGCCAGATGCTGATCACTGGTTTCGGAATCCAATGTTTTCAACAGATGACAGGAATAGATGCAACAGTTTATTACAGTCCTGAAATCTTCAAAGATGCTGGAATTGATGGTAAGTCTAAGTTACTTGCTGCAACTGTTGCTGTTGGTGCGACAAAGACCGCTTTTATACTTGTTGCTATTCTTCTCATCGACAAACTTGGGAGGAAACCGTTGCTCTATGTGAGCACTATTGGGATGACTGTTTGTTTATTCAGTTTGGGATTTGCCCTCTCTGTACTGGGTAAAGGACAGATTGGGATTGCATTGGCAATTTTATCAGTTTGTGGGAATGTAGCTTTCTTCTCTATAGGAATTGGACCCGTTTGCTGGGTTTTGACATCTGAAATCTTCCCTTTAAGGCTTCGAGCTCAAGCAGCAGCACTTGGGGCTGTGGGAAATAGAATATGCAGTGGCCTAATTGCCATGTCTTTTCTCTCAGTCTCCCAAGCAATTTCAGTTGGTGGAACGTTCTTCATTTTCTCTGCAATTTCTGCACTTTCTGTTGCCTTTGTATACAAACAGGTTCCCGAGACCAAAGGGAAGTCATTGGAACAGATTGAGTTGCTATTTCAGAATGGTCATGAATGGCAAGGAAGTGAAGTGGAGCTAGGAGATGTTGAACATCTTGTGCAGAAAGAATGA